Sequence from the Aquimarina sp. Aq107 genome:
AAATGGTTTTTGGATAAAAGACTCGAACACGCAGCTTTTCTATTAAAAAACAAATCAAAACGACCATCAGATATATTTGAAGAAATCGGATATGAAAATCTTTCAAATTTTATTCAAGCTTTTAGAACAAAATTTGGTGTAACTCCAAAACAATATCAATCAACTTGAGCTTTTACCAATACTTTTTGAACTAAACTCAATACAGAATATCGTGCTCTGCATCATAAATTTGTTCTTGAAATTAAAAAACAAATATTATGAAAACATCGAATTTAATATTAGCAGTTATTATTGCTTTTTCAGGTTCAATTTTTGGTCAAAATACATTTACCTTATCTAGCAAAAATTTGGGCGGTGAAGCCACTATTAATGAAGAATTTAATGGTTTTGGCTGCACTGGAAAAAACCAATCACCACAATTATCTTGGAGAAATGCTCCCGAAGGAACCAAAAGTTTTGCTATAACTATGTATGATCCTGATGCGCCAACAGGTAGTGGATGGTGGCATTGGGTTGTATTTGATATACCCACAAATATTAATGAATTAGTATCTGATGCAGGAAACACTAAATTAAATTTAGCACCTGACGGAATTATTCAAAGTATTACCGATTATGGAACAAATGGATATGGTGGTCCTTGTCCTCCAGAAGGGCACGGTTTACATCAATATATTATTACAGTTTATGCATTAAAAACAGATACTCTTGGATTAAATGAAAATACTAATCCTGCTGTAGTTGGGTATTATTTATGGAATAATACGCTTGCTAAAGCAAGCATCGTGGCATACTATCAAAGAAGCAAGAAATAAAACTATTTATAATTATATATGCAAGCCGTTAGACTTGCATATATAATTATTGTGATGATAAAACATCATCTCTATTCTATCATATTTACTTTATAACTTCAATCCATTTCCCTTTAGTACGTACAAGATAATCATTGTCGTACATTGCCTCACATTGAATTCCTGGTAAGTAATACTTTCCTAAATAAGAAGCATTTAACAATAAAGTTACTGTTTTACTTTCTCTTGGTTTTAAATCAAAATAAAAGTTAACACGATCATCACGAATATCCGTATATGTAACTTTATTACTTCTGAATGAACCAAAATCTGTAAATCGTGTATTCACAACTTCCCAACCCGAAGGAAAAATCTCCGTAAGCGCTATATCTTTCACTTCACTTCCAGAAGTATTAGTTATAGTTACTTCTGCAACAAAATCCGTTCCTTGTGATAATCGAGTAACATCAATAATTTTTCCATCTCGATTCTTATAATCTACGATAGCTTTAAAATTACTTTGTATTACTTTTTCTTGCCCTACTGGTAAAATTCCACTTGTTGCCAACTGTACAAAAATAGTATTGTCTTTATTGTTTTTAAGTAGTAATTTATTATTCTTAATAATAGACAACTCTCCAGATGACTGCAATGTTTTATCTGTATTGGCATTATTAGATTGCCCATTAAGTGTATAATTTACATCGATTCCTTTTCCACCTACATAAGCAGCATATTTAGCCATTGCCATTAAAGCATAAGAAGTAGTTTGGGTACTCATCCATTGCTTAGAAGATAACTCTTTAGCTAATTCTTCTGCTATCTTTTGTGCTTTTATTTTTTCATCCAATAATACTAATGTCTCTAAAGCCATTGCTCTGTTTCGATTAGTAGACCCATATGTATAATAATGATTTTTCCTTGGCTGAAAATCGATATTAGCGCTATTCAATAATTTATCTGCAGCACTCTTCTGACCGATAAGACCATAGGCAGCTGCCAATCTTAATTTTGCATTATTAGACAAATTCGATGTTTCCCTTAATCTATTCATAGAGGATAAATCTGGACTACCAGCTAATGCTAAAGTATACAGTCGATATGCCTGCGCTAAATCACTACCACCACTTCTCCAACGTTTAGCCTGTTGCTGCTGATAATTAATCCAATTACTTTTAAATCCAATAGGCAATACATATCCTTTCTTATTAGCTTCTAATAAGAAATGTCCCGCATATGTTGTTCCCCAATCATTAGAATTACTATATCCAGGCCAATAGGACATCCCTCCATTAGGCTGAATAAAACTTTTTAATCTATAAATAGCAGCTTCCATATGACGCTGTATCTTTTTCTTTTTATCTGAAGGTAATGTAAATACATCATTTAAATATAACTGCGGAAATGCTCCAGAAGTTGTTTGCTCTACACATCCGTGAGGATAACGTATCAAATACTTTAATCTACCTTCAAAATTCATTGGTGGTAAAGAAGATAATTCAATTGTAGTACTATTGCTTCCATCTACTCCAAAAGATGTAAAATCTACTTCTTGTTGACTATTTGGTTCTAAAACTATAGTGGTAATCTCTGTAGTCATAGGGTTAGGATTAATAATATCAATTGGAATACTGTAAGAAGCTTTTTCTCCGTTACCACTTGCTACTACTTCAATATCAGTAATAGATTCGCCATCGATTACTTCTATATCAAAATACACCATCTTTTCATCTGGTTGAGCAAAAGAAATCTGTTTCGTAGGCTCTCCAATTACCGTAAATCCTTTATTAGGTTTTAAAGTTACATTCACATTCTTTACCTTTTTTTCCATCGCAAAAACTGTGACGGGAATGGTAACTTTTTCACCAGGAGTTATTTTTCTAGGAATAGATGTTAGCACCATTAATGGTTTTCTTACTGGTGTTGTTTTCTCTGTACTTCCGTAGGCAGCATTATTAGCATCAGAAGCAACAATCATAGTTCTAACAGAACCTATGTACTTAGGAATTTTAATTTTATGAGACTTTGTTTCTCCATTTTTCAGTTCAAAAGGACCTTTATATACAACCATTGGTTTAAATCGATTCGCCTTTTTAGCCTTTCCTCCTCCTGCTTCTGCATCACCTCCAATGCTAAAAATTTGATTAATACTTCCTCCATATGCTCCAATAACATCATCATACACATCCCAGGTTTTCACACCTAATGCTTCTCTAGCATAAAATGTATTCCAGGGATTTGGTGTTTTATATCTAGTAAGATCCAATAAACCTTCATCTACAATCGCAATAGAATAGGTCATTGCTTTACCATTTGTCTCACTAATTTTAACATCAATAGTTTCTTCTGGGCGCAACACATCAGGCATCTTTACTATTGGTTCAATCCTAGTAGCTGGATTTTCGACAGAAATTGGAATAACTCCATATAGTCGAATTGGTAAATCATTAGCAGTTGCATTATGAGCTTGTAATAATGTTATATGTATATATACATTTGGCGTATATATATCATCAATAGGCAATTCGAATTTAGTTTCTCCTTTTTGCGGCGTAACCCAAAGAGAAGATAGTACTTCGGTACCGTTTTCTACAGTTACTAAAGCTCTTCCTCCTTCGCTAGAAGGAAATGTAACTGTAGCCGTCTCTCCAACATTATATGTGTTTTTATCTGCTGAGAACATAAGCATCGTAGCAGCAGATGGATCATTCTTGTTAGCTCTACCTGCCCAACCAGGCCAATCGATATAAATCGC
This genomic interval carries:
- a CDS encoding YbhB/YbcL family Raf kinase inhibitor-like protein, whose product is MKTSNLILAVIIAFSGSIFGQNTFTLSSKNLGGEATINEEFNGFGCTGKNQSPQLSWRNAPEGTKSFAITMYDPDAPTGSGWWHWVVFDIPTNINELVSDAGNTKLNLAPDGIIQSITDYGTNGYGGPCPPEGHGLHQYIITVYALKTDTLGLNENTNPAVVGYYLWNNTLAKASIVAYYQRSKK